The segment GCTGCGGTGTACCAGAAACCGCGAACCGGCGACACAGGACTGGCCAGCCGCGACGAACGCCGCGAACGCGGCGCCCTCGGCGGCGTCGACGGGGTCGATATCGCCGAACACGATCACCGGGGTCTTGCCGCCCAGTTCGGCGGTGACCCGTGCGAACCGCGCGGCGGTCGCCACCGCCGCCGAACGGCCGGCTTCGGTGCCGCCGGTCAGCGTGATCTTGGCGACGTCGGGATGCTCGGTCAGCCGGATGCCGGCTTCACGGCCACCGGTGACGATGTTGACCACACCGGCCGGTACCCCGGCCCCGGCCAGGATCTCGGCGAGGGCGAGGGTGGTCAGCGGGGTGAGCTCGGATGGTTTGACCACCACCGTGTTGCCGTTGGCCAGTGCCGCCGACAGACTGCGCGCGAGGATGAGCAGCGGGTGATTGAACGGGGTGATGATCCCGCACACCCCCAGTGGCACGCGCTGCTGGTAGGTCAGGTACGGGCCATCCCCGGGGAGTACCGAATGACGCTGGGCGGCAAGAAGACCGGCGTTGTACCGAAACCATTCGGGCACCCGGGACAGCTGCGCGCGGGTTTCGGTGATCGGGCGCCCGTTGTTCTGTGCCTCCAGTGTGTAGAGACGTTCGGACTGGTCTTCGATCGCGTCGGCGATCCGCAGCAGCAGCCGCGCGCGATCGCTGCGCACCATGTCCGCCCACGGGCCGGTCTCGAATGCCGATTTCGCTGCGGCGACCGCGGCATCGACGTCCTCGGCACCCATCTCGGCGACGGTGGTGAGTACCGCTGCGGTGGCGGGATTGACGATCTCACGGACCTCGGTGGGTGCGGCGGCGGTGCCGGCGGTGGCGGTGTCGGTACTGGTCATGGTCGAATCCTTCGGGTCGGAAAGCGAGCCCGCCGCGGTGCGGTGTGAATCAGCACCGCGGCGTCGAATCGAGTGTCGCCAGTCACAGGTGCCGCCGGCAATGTCCGTAGGACCATAAGAAGTTCATTCGTATGTGTTCTCGAACATGGAAGTGGCATGCTGTGCAGATGGGTGCAACGACCGTCCACGGCAGGCCCAGTGCCGAGCTCTCCACCTGGCTGGGAGCGATGCGGGAACTCAGTGCGGCGGCGGCATCGGCTGCCGACCTCGGCCAGCTCCTCGGTCAGGTGGCGGCGACGGCACGGGCGCTGCTGGGTTTCGACTTCTGCGGGGTGCTCGTACCCGACGCCGATCGGGCCCGCCTGGTGGTGGCCGGATGGAGCGGACTGTCAGACGAATACGTGCAGCGGGTCAACGGTGACCGTCCGATCACCCTGGACAGCGGGGCGCCGTCCAGTCGGGCGTTTCACTCCGCCCAGCCGGTGGCCATCCGCGATATCGCCGCCGAAGCCGGTTTCTCACCGTGGGGCGGCGCCGCCCAGGAGCAGGGTTACCGGGCGATCATCAGTGTGCCGCTGATCGCCGCAGGCCGGACGCTGGGCACGCTGAACGGTTACTACAAGCCGGCGCACACCTTCACCCCGTTCGAGAT is part of the Mycobacterium adipatum genome and harbors:
- a CDS encoding aldehyde dehydrogenase family protein, producing MTSTDTATAGTAAAPTEVREIVNPATAAVLTTVAEMGAEDVDAAVAAAKSAFETGPWADMVRSDRARLLLRIADAIEDQSERLYTLEAQNNGRPITETRAQLSRVPEWFRYNAGLLAAQRHSVLPGDGPYLTYQQRVPLGVCGIITPFNHPLLILARSLSAALANGNTVVVKPSELTPLTTLALAEILAGAGVPAGVVNIVTGGREAGIRLTEHPDVAKITLTGGTEAGRSAAVATAARFARVTAELGGKTPVIVFGDIDPVDAAEGAAFAAFVAAGQSCVAGSRFLVHRSIYDAFVDALVQRAQRITVGDPGSPQTQMGPLISARQRDKVRRLIQTGVDEGARLAAGGDIPELPDGLHDGFFLSPTVLADATMAMTVARDEIFGPVAVVIPFDTEHEAVAMANDNAFGLGAGVWTRDVARAHRVAARITAGMVWVNDHHRLEPSLPWGGVKESGSGKDAGTESFDDFSWIKTVVVRTASEPVDWYGNFGQRRLN